From the genome of Gracilinanus agilis isolate LMUSP501 chromosome 2, AgileGrace, whole genome shotgun sequence, one region includes:
- the ZNF22 gene encoding zinc finger protein 22, which yields MQLGRAKGSISRSTSQGKTYENQCKTARQRKRWGMASRYDTDFSRFRNSLEEKPYKCTLCDKGFSQSSTLFQHAKIHTGEKSHICADCGKSFFQSSNLIQHRRVHTGEKPYKCTECGERFKQSSNLIQHQRIHTGEKPYQCDECGRCFSQSSHLIQHQRTHTGEKPYQCIECGRCFSQSSHLSQHMKLHREEKPHKSRGKNTRRKTRLVSSWRIHTGRKSVSLLC from the coding sequence ATGCAGTTAGGAAGAGCCAAAGGAAGTATTTCCCGAAGCACAAGCCAAGGAAAAACCTATGAGAATCAGTGTAAGACAGCACGGCAGCGGAAGAGATGGGGAATGGCTTCCCGATATGACACAGATTTTAGTAGATTTAGAAACAGCCTAGAGGAGAAACCCTATAAATGTACTCTGTGTGATAAAGGTTTCAGTCAGAGTTCGACTCTTTTCCAACATGCaaaaatccacactggagagaaatccCATATCTGTGCTGATTGTGGGAAAAGCTTCTTTCAGAGCTCAAACCTCATTCAGCACCGACGAGTCCATACTGGAGAAAAGCCCTATAAATGTACTGAGTGTGGAGAAAGATTTAAACAGAGCTCAAATCTCattcaacatcagagaattcacactggagagaagccctatcaGTGTGATGAATGTGGCCGGTGTTTCAGTCAGAGTTCCCATCTGATCCAACATCAGAGAACCCACACAGGAGAGAAGCCCTATCAGTGTATTGAATGTGGCAGGTGCTTTAGCCAGAGTTCTCACCTTAGTCAACATATGAAACTGCACAGAGAAGAGAAACCTCATAAAAGCCGGGGCAAAAATACCAGGAGGAAAACTCGTTTGGTATCAAGTTGGAGAATCCATACAGGAAGGAAGTCGGTGTCTTTACTGTGTTAA